The region GCATCGGCGATATCCGCGGTGGTGCCGCCGCAGCGGGCCAGCACGCGAATTGGAACGACCCTCGCATTGAATGCGGTTCCGGCAACGCCGGCCGCATTGTTGGTCGTGGCCGCGACGGTGCCGGCCACGTGCGTGCCGTGCCAGTCGGAGTTGCTGATACGGCAGAAATTCGCATCGTCGTTCCAATTACCCTGGTCGGCGGGATCCGCGTCACGCCCATTGCCGTCGCGCGCGGCCGCGGCATCGCTGACGAAGTCGTAGCCGGGAAGGACGTTGCCGTTCAAGTCCGGATGATTGGTAATGCCGGTGTCCAGAACCGCGACCACGGCGCCTTGTCCCGTCGCCCGATCCCATGCGCGTTGGGCGCGTATGCCGTTCGCGCCCGAGAATCCCCATTGGCGGCCAAAGTCGGTGTCGTTAGGGATCAGGGTGGGATACGCACGGGCGTTGACCTGCACGTACTCCACATCGGGGTTGGAGGCCAGCTGGCGCATGAGCGTTTCGGCTTGGACCCGGTCGAGCTTGTTGGAAGCTTTCAGCACGTCCGCCCCGATCGCCAGTCGACGGCTGTGGCTGAGCGCCGGCGAAGCGGCGCCGATCGCGTTCTTTCCCGCCTGGGCGAGCGAGCTCTTGAGCTTGCCGACGTCCGAACGTTGCGGACTGCCGGTTCGATACTTGACGATGAAACTGTCGTAGCGTTCTCCGCTTTCCAGACCCGAGGTGACCACCTGCCCGGCCAAGGCCGAACAGGGCGCGCTGAGCAGCGCGACAGCAATGAGGGAGGACAGACGGGTGTGGCTGAACTTGCTTAATCCGAGCATGTGAATCTCCTGAGTTGGGTGGTATGTACAGCACGGCAACGGTGCTCCTGTGGCGGAGCGCGCTGAAATTGGCAAAACTCTTAGGACGCCGGGCTGGTTCATCGGCCATTTACGAACGCGATGGATTCGTTGACGCACGCCGGCGCGAAGATGCCGGTGCGATCGGCGAAATGATTTCGTCGCGGCGTTCGATTGAGCCGATCCGGAGCGATGATCGACGGGCGCGCGGTGATCCGCCGTGGCGCCGTGTGATCGCGAGTGGCCTCGATCTTATGCGGTTGCACGATCTTGACCGCGCGAATAATGCTTAATTATTTGCCGGCTTCGCGCGAATCAGCGCGGACTCGGCGCGATGGAACGGCCGATCGGTAAGCCGTCGTCGGTGCCATCGAATCAACGATCGCGTTCCTGTCGGGTTCGCATGTGCGGCGGCCCACGCTGACAGAGGCGTGGGCCGACAGGAACTCGGAGACGTCGTTCGACTCCCTTCCGGTTCATCCGATGCAATGCGCCTTCGCACAGGCGTAATAGGGCCTTCCTGGCGCGTTCGATAACGTCGTTTTAGGCGGCGCGTCGGCTTAAGAATATTTCTGTACTAAGAATATTCCTAAGCCTAAGAATGTTCTTAGGACTAGGAACATTCCTAAGTCTGAGATTGTTTCCGTGTCACAGAACGACGCTGAAAATAAGATTATTCCCAATATTTTTCCCCTTGGTCGCGTGCCTAAATGCTTCCAGGCCATGGAGTCGCATCTGCATCTTGTGGGTGTTGGGGCAAGTCCCGGCAAAGTCATCGGTTCGATGGCAAATCCCCTCGATCGAGCTTCCAGTGGCTATAAGCCGGCAGTGATTGATAGCTGCCTCTGATGACGCACCGGCCGCGTCTGCTGTATGCCCGATCGGTATGGACGGCAGTCCGTGACGCCGGAACTGGTAAAGGGAGTTTTACGATGTTGCAGCGTTCAAAGAAGAAAGTAGGCTTTGCCGCGGTAGGCGCGGCACTGCTAAGTTTCGTTCTGGTCGGTGTATCCAGCGAGGGCGAGGGAAGCTCTGTGTCCGGAGTCCGCGAAGGGGCGGCCGGTCCTGTCGCTGCCGCGGATGCTTGGCTGACGAAGTTGCTCGGCGCGGAAAAATCGGTTCGCGCCACGGCGCAAAGTGCGGGCTACGCACTTATCAGCCCCGGTGGCGCTCCATTGCAAGCGCGCGATTTGTATGCGGCCAATGGACGGGGCGGTGAGTACACTCGCTCGGGGTACTCACATCATCCTGCGGGCATGCGCTCTCGTCCGGGTCCTGCGGCCTCGATGAGCGAAGCGATGTTCGGCGGCGCCCATGTTCAGTCTCTGCCGCTGGAACCGGCCATGGTGCCGCCGAGTCGCGACCCGCAAGCCTATCGGGTCAAGATCGGCGAGGAACAAAAAGCGATAGAAGAGTTCGATCGCAAGCGTCCGTCTCAGAAAGCGCAGGCGAAGCGTGCAGGCGGAGAGCCCAGTGCGCTGCACGGCGCCGCGGGAAGCAGCCCGCAGCAGGGGGCCGCCGGACACGCAGGCTGCGCATTCGGCGATGCGGTCGGCGCAGATCTGCTGGACAAGCTGAAGCATGCCGATACGGCCTGCGCGAATTCCCAGTTCAATCTCTCCAGGGACGACGCGCTGCGCACCTTCACCAACGAGAAGATGGTCACCGTCGCCGACGAAATCGCCCGGCTCGCCCAGACCTACGATGGCGACAACGACCAGGACATCCTGCAGTTGATCCTCTTCGTGCGAGCCGGATATTACAACCAGTTCAAGTATCGGGATCAGGGCCTTGGGGCGTTCAATGCGGCGGTCGGCCAGTCCGTGCGCGCCGGGCTTGATGCGTTCTTCGGCAACAACGTGACCATGGCTTTAGAGAACGATGCGCACGGCGAAATCCTCGCGGAAGCCGTGATCCTGATCGACTCCGCTCGCGAGAACACCCGGTTTCTTTCCAAGATCCGTACCTTGCTCGTCAACTACGACGCTGCTTACGACAATCTGTCCTTCATGGAGCGGGCGATCAACAACTGCTTCCACGTCCTGTTCAACCAGGGGGTCGAGCTGCCCGATTTTACGAGTCAGGTCGCCGCCACTCTGGCCGATACTCTCTCGGGCTTCATCCGCAGCAATATCGGCAAGCTCGGCGGCGCAAAAGAGTATCTTGTACTCAACGCGGCGCGCGAGCTCTCCCGCCAGATGCGCTATCCGGCAACCATCAAGAACTATGCCAGTACCAAAGTCGACGAACTGGCGGACCTGACGGCATTCAACAACTCGACCGCGCCGCTGCGTACGATCTTCGGGCAGTACGTCGAAACCTACGATCGCGAAAACTGCCAGAAATACGGTCTGTGTAATTACAAGGAGGAGCTGCGTGCGGCCGTCCTGCCGATCCAACATGCCTGCAGCCCGACCATCAGCATTCGCGCGCAGAGCATCTCGGGCGACGAGCTTCGCAGGACCTGCGATTCCGTCGCCGGCGAGCAGACCTACTTCCACCGAGTCCTGGCCACCGGCAACCAGGCGGTCGCAAACGACAACAACGCCTCGTTGGAAATGGTAATCTTCGATAGTTCGTCCGACTACGGCAGATACTCCAGCGCGATCTACGGCAATGATTCCAACAACGGCGGCATCTATCTCGAGGGCAATCCCGCGGTAGTCGGCAATCAGCCCCGCTTCATCGCCTACGAGGCCGAATGGATCCGTCCGACGTTCCAGATCTGGAACCTGGAACACGAGTTCGTGCATTACCTCGACGGGCGCTACAACCTGTACGGCGACTTCATGGCGGGCTTCAGCCAAGGCACCGTTTGGTGGACGGAAGGACTGGCGGAGTACATTTCGTGGTCCTACTTGAATCAGGACAACGCCCGGGCTCGCGAACAAGCCGCGCGCAAACCCTGGACGCTGAGTCAGTTGTTCAAGAACGAATACGGTGATCAGTCGCGGGTCTATCAAGGCGGGTACTTGGCCGTACGCTACATGTTCGAGAAGCGTGCCAACGATGTGAACACGATCCTGTCCTACCTGCGGCCAGGGAACTACGCCGAGTATAAGAATCGCATCGCGGCCATCGGTACGAGCTACGACGCGGATTTCAACAACTGGCTGACCTGCGTTGCCGACGGTACGGCCTGCCAGCAGGCTCCGGAGTGCACCGCGCCGGACACGCGTCAGCTCGACAGAAACTGCGCCCGCAGCAACATCTCGCAAACGCGCGGCAATCACGCTCACTTCTACATCCTGGTTCCGGCCGGAACCGCCAGCATGCGGGTCACCGCAACCGGCGGAAACGGCAACGCCGACCTGTTCGTCAATACCTTGGGCGGCTCTGATCCGTGGGCCTACAAGACCCGCCACAACTACTGGTCGATGAATGCCGGTAACGAAGAGTCGATCGTGGTGAACAACCCGCCGGGTGGGCAGTACGTCTACATCAGCCTCTATGGAGAGCAGGACTTCAGCGGTGTGCGTTTGACTGTTACCTATTGATCGCAAGGGAGCGGAAGAAGGGGCGGGCCGCGGTCCGCCCCTTTTTTTCGAATGTCGAGATGCGGGTGGGCGGGCATCTGCCGATATACCCGCTGCACAGATTGCGTTCGGCGGCGGATTCGGCCGGAGCTCATCCGATCGCTCGGCCGAGATCTGGCTTTCCAGGAGCGGAAAAGCACTACCCCTGCGTAGGCTTGCTCGTACAGCACCGAGCATTTTCTGTGTGCTCGGAGTCTGCCCGGCGGTTCGATGAACGCTGCTTGCTCGCTGGGGCAATCGGTTCCAGTACCTATTCGTTGTCTTTAAATAATATTTCGATATGCAGCAAGGCAGGATGATGAAGAAGAAATTGATCGTGTGCGCACTCGCAATGGCGACTTGGATTCCGCAGTCCCGGGCTCAGACAATTGATGGCCTGGTATTCTTGGATAAAACGGAAATCTCCGGCGCTGTAGAAGGCAAGCAGGTATACAACCAAAGTCATTTCCCGTGGCGTCCCGGTAGTAATATCTCCAATCTTCTATGGGCAGGGTCAAACTTAGAGGAAAGTACGCCAGGATCCGACTACTCGAAGAAGATTGCCCGCAAAGTGTCGGTGCTGGTGAAAACCGCGGACTTCCATATCCTCGCGGCGGAAAGCGCGTCCGGGGAAGTGCCATTGGCAAAAAGGAATCTGTTCAACATAGAATTCGTGGATAGAAAAACTCTTTCGATCAGTCTGCGAACGAAAGATTGGCGCGTGCCGAAAGGGTCCGTGGGTGAACCTTGGAATTGGTTCACTTACGATTTGGAAAATGCGGTTTTCCAAACCAATGCGTTGATCCCATTGACTCGGGAAATTGGCTCGACATACACGATGGTGACAATGTATCTCGCGCCGGGCGGTGATCCTCCCTCGTACTGGGATAAAGAATTCGAATATGGCGGCATGCTGGCCTTGACTGCACATGAGGCCGAGATCGCCAATGGCCGCATACTGCTTGGCGCCGAAGTTACGCCAGAGTCGCCTCCCAGACTGAACCTCGATGTGGTGATGATGGATCATTGGTCCAAAGCCAATTTCTCATTCGCGGGGCCGCTCGATGTCCTTCAGGGGGCGACGACCGACGCCGGTCGTTTCGGTTTGACGTATACAGGTGCCTGGCGCGCTCCTCATAACTATCCGGACGTATCGAGCAGCCCGCTGGCTTTCATTGAGAATGTCGAAATTCCAGTGGTTGAAACCAGCGCGTCCTTGCAGGAACCTCATCGGGTAAAGAGATGCTGGGAGATCGTTCATCATTGGTACGACGGCGCAATGTATTCGCTCGGAAGGCTTTTCCGTGGTGGGCGTGAGTGGAACTACGAGCACGACACGCGGCAAGTCGCTTGCCCGACGTCTGAGCAGTCCGCGGCGGGCTCCGATCATATTCAGGTGATTGAAACGCAGCCCTCCGCCAGTCCTCTGTTGGCGCTGGGGGATAGTCATACCAGCGCCATTGCCAATGACGACTCATTTGCGGCGGCGATGAACTATCAGGTTTGCTTGGATCGCCTAAGCACCGAAGAAGTGGACGAGGGGCAGTGCTCGACGGAAGAGCGCGATGAGCTTACGTCGATGGCCGAGCTTTCGTTGACGGAAGCTCAGAACGCGGCAATTGCGATCGACACCTATCTGAACGTGACCGCACTCGGCGGAGCGACAGCCGTCCAGTTGCCGACCACTTCCAGTCCGGCGCTGAACGCCATCATTGCCGCTAACCCCGATCGAGCCCTGTCTCTGCTCAATCACGCAGCGCGTATTGGATATCATTCGGGGGCGCATCAAACCCCAAGCGCACCACTCGCGCCGAGAGTCGACTCGGCAAGGGGGAAGAAGAAGAGAAAAGGGGTCGGATCCGCATCTTGCACCACCAAGACCGTGGACGCGGACGATGGCTTCCAATGTGCGAAGCAAGGTGTGCGTAAGAGAAGGCCGGCGGCGGAGCAGGCAGATGTCATCAGCGTGCCCGCTCGAATAACGGATGCCGGGCGCTACTACAGGCCAGGCGACTCCGGCTACGGCCAGCTCACACGCGCCGTTACGAATAACCGCATTACCCTGCCGCCAGGCATTACAAACGCTCAGTTCAATAGCGGCGCCGGCTATATTGCGGCCATTGGTCGCGATGGAGCGCCCCCGGGACAGAATCTGTCGATCGTCTATTTGCCGAACGTGGCCGGGCAACGCAGCGATGCGGATAGATTCAGGTATGGGTTGCAGCATATCTGGACGACCCGTGAAGGCGGTCATCAGAACGACTGGACTTCTCTTGGGGTAACCTCGGCCGAGATGCTGACCAACCTCATTATGTCGGCGACTATGAGTCGCGGCCCGGTCACGATTACGAGGGATCCCAGCCGGCCCGACAGACAGCGCCGTAACTATGGCTCTGTTTCGTTCAATCATGGTTTAAGGACCTATCTCGTAACGAACGTCATCATCGTGGTCGGCGACAATGGCATGGTCGTAACGGCTTATCCGAGCAGCGATCGTCGCAATATGTCGACACTGACGCAGGCTAAGGAACTCAAATAGCGATTGGCGTTCGATAGTTGCTTCGAAAGTGCCCGCTCATTCAGCGCTTGATGAGTGAGCGGGCACGGCTTCGAGGCTTTCGGTCAATGACGTCGCCTTAGGTCTGGCCGCTCATGGCAAGCCCTGGAGTCGACTTAACTTGAAGTTGTGTTGAAGCTTATGAGTCATATGTGCAGATGGCCGATCATTGTTCTGGCAGTTTTGTCTGCGCAGGCCTGTACTCGCGAACCGCCAACTGCCTCGAAAGAAGCAGCCGATAAGCAAGCGGATGCCGAAATGGACGCATCGCCATCGCCCGGTGCGGGCGCCTTGGATCCGGAAGATTCGACCTTTTCGATCGACGGAGAAGCCATGGTGCTGAATCGGGGGACGGGCCTGCTTTCCACCGCCAGCAGAAAGGTCCTGGGCGCAGATCGGATTCGAGTGCTGGCCGGTCCTTGGGCGAAAGACTTGGATAAGGACGGCGACGAAGATGCCGTCCTCCTGCTCGGCCTGGAGTCGGCCGACAAGGGCTCGCGATACTACCTCGGTGCCGCGCTTCAATCGGATGGGCGCTTTGTCGGCGGCCAGTCGCTTTTTTTGGGTGGGAACATCACCCAGCCGACGATCGTTCTCAACGATGGCATGCTGACAGCGAGCTACTACTATCGGGCCGGCATGTTCTCGAATACGCAAATGGTTGCGCGCACCGTTCGTGCCCGATGGAACGGTATGCGCTTCGAGTTGTTGTAGTTTACGGCCGCTATGCCCAGGCATCGAATCGATGCGAGGCCTTTGGCGGGCGTTGCGACCGCGCAAAGCGGCTCATAAACGCATGACGCCATCCTTCTCGTGCGAACGCTGAGCGCAACGGCATGGAGGCCGAATGCTATGCCGTGACTACTCCGACGCTACGCGACTTCGATACGCCTGCACGCGCTCCAGCGTGCGTTGCATTTCGAGCAGCGCGTAGTCGGCCCGGGCGTGGAATTCGGTGGCGGCGCCGGAATGCTGTTCCAGCGCTTCTAGAGCGGAGGCCGCCGTGTCCTCGCCGAGTTGCCGGTATCCCGACTTCAGCTTGTGCGCGAGTTTGCGCAGGGTGTCGAGATCGCCGCTATCCCGGGCTCGGTGCCAATGCTCGAGATCCGCCAGCGTGCTGTCGGCGAAAACGCCGAGTAGGCGCTGCAGCTTCGCCTCGTCGTTGCCGACGAGCTGTGCGAGTGCGGCAAAGTCCGCTCCGGTCCGGGGCGATTGAGATGAGGGAGCCGCCGGTGCCGGCGCTCCGACCTGAGGCAGCATGCGTTCGAGTATCCGTTTCAGGTCCGGCATCTGCAGCGGCTTGGCGAGGTAGGCATTCATGCCCAGGGCCAGGCAGCGTTCGCCTTCGCCGAGCAGGGCGTTCGCGGTGATCGCGACGATGTTCAAGGGCGGACGTCCGCTGGCGGCTTCGGCGCGGCGGATGCGTTCGGTCAGGTCATAGCCGTCCAGGCGCGGCATGTGGCAGTCGGTCAGCAACAGTCGATAGCGGTCGGGCTGGGCCTGGAGGAGTTCCCAGGCTTGTTCGCCGTCGGTCGCCACGTCGCAGCCGTAGCCCAGGCGCTGCAGCTGGCGGGTGATCACGTCGCGGTTGGTGGCATTGTCCTCGGCGAGGAGGATCTGCGCTTCGGCTTGGCGGTTGCCGGGTGCTGCCATGTCCGCGCTGGGCTCGGCCGCGACGGCAGGCACGATCGGGCTGGCCAGGCCCAACGCCTCCTGCATGCCGCGCAACAACGCGCCACTGGTCAGCGGACTGCCGGAAACCACGGTAATCCCTGGCTCGTCGATAGGCATCTTTCGCTGAAAATCGGCCCGCACCACGATGAGCGGCAGGCGCGCCGCCGTGGACTGCCGGCGCAGCGGACGC is a window of Lysobacter antibioticus DNA encoding:
- a CDS encoding M9 family metallopeptidase, producing the protein MLQRSKKKVGFAAVGAALLSFVLVGVSSEGEGSSVSGVREGAAGPVAAADAWLTKLLGAEKSVRATAQSAGYALISPGGAPLQARDLYAANGRGGEYTRSGYSHHPAGMRSRPGPAASMSEAMFGGAHVQSLPLEPAMVPPSRDPQAYRVKIGEEQKAIEEFDRKRPSQKAQAKRAGGEPSALHGAAGSSPQQGAAGHAGCAFGDAVGADLLDKLKHADTACANSQFNLSRDDALRTFTNEKMVTVADEIARLAQTYDGDNDQDILQLILFVRAGYYNQFKYRDQGLGAFNAAVGQSVRAGLDAFFGNNVTMALENDAHGEILAEAVILIDSARENTRFLSKIRTLLVNYDAAYDNLSFMERAINNCFHVLFNQGVELPDFTSQVAATLADTLSGFIRSNIGKLGGAKEYLVLNAARELSRQMRYPATIKNYASTKVDELADLTAFNNSTAPLRTIFGQYVETYDRENCQKYGLCNYKEELRAAVLPIQHACSPTISIRAQSISGDELRRTCDSVAGEQTYFHRVLATGNQAVANDNNASLEMVIFDSSSDYGRYSSAIYGNDSNNGGIYLEGNPAVVGNQPRFIAYEAEWIRPTFQIWNLEHEFVHYLDGRYNLYGDFMAGFSQGTVWWTEGLAEYISWSYLNQDNARAREQAARKPWTLSQLFKNEYGDQSRVYQGGYLAVRYMFEKRANDVNTILSYLRPGNYAEYKNRIAAIGTSYDADFNNWLTCVADGTACQQAPECTAPDTRQLDRNCARSNISQTRGNHAHFYILVPAGTASMRVTATGGNGNADLFVNTLGGSDPWAYKTRHNYWSMNAGNEESIVVNNPPGGQYVYISLYGEQDFSGVRLTVTY